Within the Streptomyces vilmorinianum genome, the region TCGCCGTCATCGTCTCCGTGGCCCTCTCGCTCGCCCTCTTCGGCGGCGCGCTGCTCATGCGCGAGCAGGTCAGCACGATGAAGGACTACTGGTACGACAAGGTCAACGTCTCCATCTTCCTCTGCAACAAGAACGACGCGGCCACCTCGGCCAAGTGCGCCAAGGGCGCGGTGACCGCGCAGCAGAAGGAACAGATCCAGGCCGATCTGAAGAAGATGGACATCGTGGAGAACGTCCTCCACGAGTCCACCGACGAGGCCTACAAGCACTACAAGGAGCAGTACGGCGACACCGCCATCGCCTCGGTCGTCACGCCCGACCAGATGCAGGAGTCGTTCCGGGTCAAGCTCAAGGACCCGGAGAAGTACAAGGTCGTCGCCACCGCCTTCGCCGGGCGGGACGGGGTGGAGTCAGTCCAGGACCAGCGAGGCATCCTGCAGAACCTCTTCGACCTGATGAACGGCATGAACGTCGCCGCCCTCGGCGTCATGGGGCTGATGCTGATCATCGCGCTGATGCTGATCGTCAACACCGTGCGCGTCTCCGCCTTCAGCCGGCGGCGCGAGACCGGCATCATGCGCCTGGTCGGCGCCTCCAGCTTCTACATCCAGATGCCGTTCATCATGGAGGCCGCCTTCGCCGGTCTCCTGGGCGGAGCCGTCGCCTGCATCATGCTTCTGGTCGGCCGGTACTTCCTGATCGACCACGGCATCGCCCTCGCCGACAAGATGCAGCTCGTGAACTTCATCGGCTGGGACGCCGTCCTCGCCAAGCTGCCGCTCGTCCTCGCCATCGGCCTGCTGATGCCGGCTCTTGCCGCCTTCGTGGCGCTGCGCAAGTACCTGAAGGTGTGAGAAGAGACCTCTGACAGTGGATGGCGTCGTACGGACAACCTCCGTACGGCGCCCTTCGCTTGTCCTAGAGTGCATGCCATGCCGGTCGGCTCCGAGTTCTGTCTCCGGCCCCGCGGAGTCCTCCGTGGGGCCGCTTTGACGATGGTCTTCGCCGGGGTGCTCGCCACGGCCGCGGCCACCGGCGCCCTGCCCCGGCAGGAGCCGGAGACGTCGAGGACCGTACGGGCCGTTCCCTCGCGGGCGGACGCCGACCAGGGCACCGTCGACCCGTCCGCACTCGCCCGCGCCGCGTCCGAGGCGATGGCCGACGGCAAGTCGGGCAAGAAGGCCGCCGAGGAGTTCGTCAGCCGCAGCGGCGACCGCTGGGGCGCGGTCTACGGCGCGGCGGAGTACGAGGAGTTCGAGCGGGCCCTCGACGGCTCGTACACCGGGGTCGGCATCTCCGCCCGCAAGGCGGGGAAGGGGCGCATCGAGATCAGCCGCGTCCAGGCCGGCGGACCCGCCGCACGGGCCGGGCTGCGGGCCGGCGACCGCCTCGTCACCGTCGACGGCCGCCCCGTCGGCGCGCTCTCCGTCTCCGAGGCCGTCTCCCTGCTGCGCGGCGACGGCGTCCCCGGCTCCACCGTCACCCTCGGCGTCGAGCGCGGCCGCTCCGCCTGGACCGAGACCCTGAGCCGGGCCCGGCTCGCCACCGAGGACGTCACCGTGCGGCGCCTGGACGACCGGACGGTGCTGATCAGGGTGGCCGCCTTCACCAAGGGCGTGGGGGAGCGGGTACGGGAGGCGGTACGGTCCGCCCCGGCCGGCGCCGGAGTCCTCCTGGACCTGCGGGGCAACGCGGGCGGCCTGGTCACCGAGGCCGCCGTCACCGCCTCGGCCTTCCTCGACGGCGGTCTGGTCGCCACGTACGACGTCGACGGCGAGCAGCGGGCCCTGTACGCCCAGAGCGGCGGGGACACCGTCCGGCCCGTGGTGGCGCTGGTCGACGGGGGCACGATGAGCGCCGCCGAGCTTCTGACCGGCGCCCTGCAGGACCGCGGCCGGGCGGTCACCGTCGGCTCACGCACCTTCGGCAAGGGCTCGGTGCAGATGCCGAGCACCCTCCCGGACGGCTCCGTGGCCGAGCTCACCGTCGGTCACTACCGCACCCCCGCCGGTCACGGCGTCGACGGCCAGGGCATCACCCCCGACCTGGACGTCGGCGACGCCACGGGCGCGCGGGCCGAGGAACGGGCGAGAACGGTATTGAGTGGCCTCGGAGGGGGCTCGTAGTGCGAAAATGGCCGCACTATGGCAAAGGGACTCGTGAACGTGCAGGGCAAGCCTGCGAAGAAGAAGGACCCGGAGAAGGGCCCTGAGCGCAAGATCATCGCGCAGAACAAGAAGGCGCGCCACGACTACCACATCATCGACACCTACGAGTGCGGTGTGGTGCTCATGGGCACCGAGGTGAAGTCGCTCCGGATGGGCCGGGCGTCGCTGGTCGACGGCTTCGTCCAGATCGACGGGCACGAGGCGTGGCTGCACAACGTCCACATCCCGGAGTACCTCCAGGGCAGCTGGACCAACCACCACGCGAAGCGGAAGCGCAAGCTGCTCCTGCACCGCGCCGAGATCGACAAGCTGGAGGCGAAGTCCCAGGAGACGGGTCACACGATCGTGCCCCTCGCGCTCTACTTCCTGAAGGGCCGCGTCAAGGTCGAGATCGCGCTCGCCAAGGGCAAGAAGGAGTACGACAAGCGGCAGACGCTGCGCGAGAAGCAGGACACGCGGGAGACGAACCGGGCGATCGCGGCGGCGAAGCGGCGCCAGCGGGCCGCGGCCCTCTAATACGCTGGCAACCGTACGCGGTCGTCACGTACCATGGGTCCTGCACCTCACAGCGGGTGCGACCTTTGAAAAAACAACATGGGGATGATCGGTTTCGACAGCGGATGTCGAAGCAGGGGAAGCGTGTCGAGGAAGCGGCAATGATCTCGTAAACCATATGTCGCAACCAATAATCGCCAACTCCAAGAGCGATAACTCCCGCTTCGCCCTCGCTGCCTAATTTAGGTATCGAGCAGAAGCCTCTGTGAGGAGCGTCAGCCCGGGGATGGTCCCGACCCGGATCCTGGCGTCATTCAGGGATCTAAACCTCTAGCCCCGGTCACGGGGGCCTGAGGGAAATCAAACAGTGACTGAGCCCGTCGGAGACTTGTCCGCGTGATCTCCGGGGCTGAGAAACTCGTAGCGGACTGCACACGGAGAAGCCCTGATTCTGCACCGTTGGACGCGGGTTCGATTCCCGCCATCTCCACTCATCCCATGTGGGCACAGGCCCGGCAGTCGTCACGACGACCGCCGGGCCTTTGTCATGCCGGACGCGGGGTGTGCGCGCTCTTGTCGACTTGGTCTGGACCTGCCACGCTGCCGGGGCCGCCCCCCCTGATCTCACGGCATCCACGGAGGTACCTATGCGCCACAGACCGCTCGCGGTCCTCCTCATGCTCTTCGCCCTCCTCGTCCCCACCACCACGCCCGCCGTCGCGGCCGCCCCCGTCCAGGTCTACGGGGCCTGGCACTGCGGCGACGACTACTGCACCTGGGGCACCGTCCGCAGCGTCGCCGAATTCGACTCCAAGAACCACTGGCTGATCGACCGCGGCGACGGCCGGCCCTCCGTCAACCTGGTCGTCCTCAGCTTCGTCGAGCCGCAGAAACTGCTCCGCCGCACCACCGACGCGACGACCGCGGGCGGCGTGCCCGTCGGCATGAACCGCGACATCGTCCAGTACTTCACCTCCCGCGGGATCCGCGTGATGCTCTCCATCGGCGGCATCACGTACACCGACGAGTGGGACGCGGCCCTCGCCGAGAACGCCACCCAGCTCGGCCTCAACGCCGCCGCGGTCGCCACCGAGCTCGGCGTCGGCATCGAGATCGACTACGAGCAGAACACCGACCCGAACCTGGCCGGGCTGCAGGCCTTCATCGACGCCTACCGCTCCGTGCACCCCTACGACGCCTCCGGTACGAAACCGGCCGCGCGCCTGACCATCGACACCGCGGCCGGCGACCGCTGGCTGATCGGCATCAACCGCAAGGCCACCGCCGACTGGCTGCGCACGGACAACCCCGTGCTCGACTACGCCAACGCGATGGTGACCGCCCGCCCCACCTCGGCGAGCTCCCACATCGCCAACTGGCAGGAACACATCGACGGCAAGTCGCAGTACTCGCCGCCGGTCCTCCCGCTCGCACCCGCCAAGTTCACCGCGGGGCTGTACATCGCGTACGGACGCAGCCCGCTTCCCGAGTGCACCGACTTCGCGAACTCGCTGCAGAAGGCGACCGGCGACTGGGTCCGCAACGCCGCGCCGAACGGGGCCGGTTCGACGCCGGGGCTGCTCGGCTACATGTTCTGGGCCGCCGAGAAGCCCTCGACGCGCGGCCTCGGGACGCAGCCGCCGAACGGCTGCGAGGGCGGGGTCGGCGCGGGCGCGACCTCGTACGGGGTCCAGGTGCCGATGGGGCCCCTGCGGCAGAGCTAGCAGGGCCTCGTCCAGCCGGCGCGGCGGCCCACCCGGGGCGCCGCGCACAGGCCGAACGCCAGGGCGGCCGCGGCTGTCGGGACCAGGAAGGCGTACGTCGTCGCCGGGGCGTGCTCGGCAGCCCAGCCGCCGCCCGCCGAACCGGCCGCGATGCCGCCGAGGAGGGCGGTCACCGCGAGCGTCATGCCCTCGTTGAGCCGCCCCGCCGGGGTCATGCGCTGGACCAGGCTCATGCCGGTGACCATCGTCGGGGCGGTCGCCATGCCCGCCACGAGCAGGCCGCCCGCGAGGGCGAGCAGGGAGCCGGTCGACGCCCCGAGGAGCGGCAGCGTCATCAGTACGGTCATCGCCGCGAGGCAGGTGCTCAGCCGGGCTCTGCGCCCCGCGCGGCCGTAGAGGAGGCCGGCGGCGCAGGAGCCGGCGGCCTGCAGAGCGAGGACCGGACCGGCGAGCGGGCCGTCGACATGGGCGAGGGTGACGACCTCCATCGCGCCGAAGACGGCGCCCGTGGCAAGGAAGACCCCGAGCAGGGGCGCCATGCCGGGGGCGCGCAGCAGGGAGCCGGGCGCGGAGGTGGAGCGGGGCGCCACCGGGGGTTCGGTGGAGCGCTGGGCCGCGAAGATCAGGACCCCGCCGAGCAGCAGGGCCGCGCCGGCCAGGGTGCCGGCCTCCGGGAACAGCGCCGAGCAGAGGACGGCGGCGAGCACCGGGCCGATCATGAAGCAGAGCTCGTCGACGGCCTGCTCGAAGGCGTTGGCGGTGTGCAGCGCCGCCGGGTCGCCCCGGTGGAGGTGGGCCCAGCGGGCGCGGGACATGCCTCCGGTGTTGGGCGTCGTGGCCGTCGCCGCGTACGCCACGAAGAGGGTCCAGGCCGGCGCCTCGTGGTGCACGCACAGCAGCAGGGCGAGCGAGCCGAGCACGGCCGCCGCGGTCGCGGGGACCGCGATCCGGGCCTGCCCGTACCGGTCGACGAGCCGCGCCGTCCAGGGCGCGACGAGGGCCGTGGCCGCGAGCCCGGTGGCGGTGACCGCGCCCGCCAGGGCGTACGAGCCGTACGATCCCGCGATCATGATCACCGCGCTGACGCTGAACATGCCCATCGGCAGGCGCGCGACGAGGTTCCCGAGGGTGAAGGCGCGGGCGCCGGGGGTGGCGAAGAGGCGGACGTAGGGGTTGGAGGGGGCGGAGGTGGGGGCGGGGGCGGTGGTGCGCCGTTCGCGGTAGCGGGGGGCGAGCGTCGGGCCCGCCGGGGTCATCACGAGGTCGTGTCGCGGCATGGAAGAAGCCTCGTGGGAGCGGTGGCAGGCGGTCCAACACCTGCTCCGTGGCCATTCACGCGCCTGTGTTGTTGAATGCGGGGTGGTCACTTCGTACGACATCGAACCTCGGCTCCTGCGGGCCTTCGCCGCCGTCGCCGACGAGCTGCACTTCACC harbors:
- a CDS encoding S41 family peptidase, with the translated sequence MPVGSEFCLRPRGVLRGAALTMVFAGVLATAAATGALPRQEPETSRTVRAVPSRADADQGTVDPSALARAASEAMADGKSGKKAAEEFVSRSGDRWGAVYGAAEYEEFERALDGSYTGVGISARKAGKGRIEISRVQAGGPAARAGLRAGDRLVTVDGRPVGALSVSEAVSLLRGDGVPGSTVTLGVERGRSAWTETLSRARLATEDVTVRRLDDRTVLIRVAAFTKGVGERVREAVRSAPAGAGVLLDLRGNAGGLVTEAAVTASAFLDGGLVATYDVDGEQRALYAQSGGDTVRPVVALVDGGTMSAAELLTGALQDRGRAVTVGSRTFGKGSVQMPSTLPDGSVAELTVGHYRTPAGHGVDGQGITPDLDVGDATGARAEERARTVLSGLGGGS
- a CDS encoding MFS transporter, with the protein product MTPAGPTLAPRYRERRTTAPAPTSAPSNPYVRLFATPGARAFTLGNLVARLPMGMFSVSAVIMIAGSYGSYALAGAVTATGLAATALVAPWTARLVDRYGQARIAVPATAAAVLGSLALLLCVHHEAPAWTLFVAYAATATTPNTGGMSRARWAHLHRGDPAALHTANAFEQAVDELCFMIGPVLAAVLCSALFPEAGTLAGAALLLGGVLIFAAQRSTEPPVAPRSTSAPGSLLRAPGMAPLLGVFLATGAVFGAMEVVTLAHVDGPLAGPVLALQAAGSCAAGLLYGRAGRRARLSTCLAAMTVLMTLPLLGASTGSLLALAGGLLVAGMATAPTMVTGMSLVQRMTPAGRLNEGMTLAVTALLGGIAAGSAGGGWAAEHAPATTYAFLVPTAAAALAFGLCAAPRVGRRAGWTRPC
- the ftsX gene encoding permease-like cell division protein FtsX, yielding MRAQFVLSEIGVGLRRNLTMTFAVIVSVALSLALFGGALLMREQVSTMKDYWYDKVNVSIFLCNKNDAATSAKCAKGAVTAQQKEQIQADLKKMDIVENVLHESTDEAYKHYKEQYGDTAIASVVTPDQMQESFRVKLKDPEKYKVVATAFAGRDGVESVQDQRGILQNLFDLMNGMNVAALGVMGLMLIIALMLIVNTVRVSAFSRRRETGIMRLVGASSFYIQMPFIMEAAFAGLLGGAVACIMLLVGRYFLIDHGIALADKMQLVNFIGWDAVLAKLPLVLAIGLLMPALAAFVALRKYLKV
- the smpB gene encoding SsrA-binding protein SmpB, with protein sequence MAKGLVNVQGKPAKKKDPEKGPERKIIAQNKKARHDYHIIDTYECGVVLMGTEVKSLRMGRASLVDGFVQIDGHEAWLHNVHIPEYLQGSWTNHHAKRKRKLLLHRAEIDKLEAKSQETGHTIVPLALYFLKGRVKVEIALAKGKKEYDKRQTLREKQDTRETNRAIAAAKRRQRAAAL